One segment of Rosa chinensis cultivar Old Blush chromosome 6, RchiOBHm-V2, whole genome shotgun sequence DNA contains the following:
- the LOC112172840 gene encoding adenine phosphoribosyltransferase 5 produces MFASENGLKGDPRLQAISEAIRVVPHFPKPGIMFQDITTLLLDHKAFKHTVDIFVDRYRDMDISVVAGVEARGFMFGPAIALAIGAKFVPLRKPRKLPGEVISEAYELEYGTDCLEMHVGAVQPGERALVIDDLIATGGTLSAAISLLERVGAEVVECACVIGLPEVKGQCRLNGKPLYILVEPRELDNCC; encoded by the exons atgttTGCTTCAGAAAATGGACTGAAAGGAGACCCAAGGCTTCAGGCCATATCTGAAGCCATCAGGGTTGTGCCTCACTTTCCAAAACCAG GAATAATGTTTCAGGACATTACAACATTGTTGCTTGATCACAAGGCCTTCAAGCACACTGTCGACATTTTTGTTGATCGCTACAGAGACATGGACATCTCTGTTGTTGCCG GAGTGGAAGCCAGAGGATTCATGTTTGGTCCTGCAATTGCCTTAGCTATTGGTGCCAAGTTTGTTCCTTTACGTAAACCCAGAAAGTTGCCCG GAGAAGTAATTTCAGAAGCATACGAACTTGAATATGGAACTGATTGCTTGGAGATGCATGTTGGTGCTGTTCAGCCTGGAGAACGTGCATTGGTTATTGATGATTTAATAGCTACAGGAGGGACATTGTCGGCAGCAATAAGCCTTTTAG AGCGCGTGGGAGCTGAAGTGGTCGAATGTGCATGTGTTATTGGGTTGCCTGAGGTTAAG GGACAGTGCAGGCTTAATGGAAAGCCACTTTATATCCTTGTGGAGCCACGAGAGCTAGATAACTGTTGCTGA